A region from the Mesomycoplasma hyopneumoniae J genome encodes:
- a CDS encoding Sua5/YciO/YrdC/YwlC family protein, which translates to MNTKIQIIFGQKGANLTFLDSQSQKKIKVKIPIFTICFQKNIPKYLNFNLKFILKLSYFENFIYWLIEQNLLLEKQIFQQKMLKNKVFCLKMVNNFHLLFWKYSFKDIIIFIENDENFASWFKQNFHIFKLEIKKYQKLFLTTTDTVPGIASFYKNCDLDAIFVIKKRDFSKKIVTLVANLEQIKPLIKQENYKKLKKITKKIWPGATTLIIENQSFRIPNQVKLLKLLKKNGPAFVTSANISNEKPLDLVSAKRKFWQITKIFNFGPGTGKVSRVFDLDNKKWIRK; encoded by the coding sequence ATGAATACAAAAATTCAGATAATTTTTGGGCAAAAAGGTGCTAATTTGACCTTTTTAGATTCACAAAGTCAAAAGAAAATAAAAGTGAAAATCCCAATTTTTACAATATGTTTTCAAAAAAATATACCAAAATACCTTAATTTTAATCTAAAATTTATTTTAAAATTAAGTTATTTTGAAAATTTTATTTATTGACTTATTGAGCAAAATTTACTTTTAGAAAAACAAATTTTTCAGCAAAAAATGCTGAAAAATAAAGTATTTTGTTTAAAAATGGTAAATAATTTTCACTTGTTATTCTGAAAATATAGTTTTAAGGATATTATAATTTTTATTGAAAATGATGAAAATTTTGCTTCTTGATTTAAACAAAATTTTCATATTTTCAAATTAGAAATAAAGAAATACCAAAAACTTTTTCTGACAACAACAGATACAGTTCCGGGAATTGCCAGTTTTTACAAAAATTGCGATTTAGATGCAATTTTTGTAATCAAAAAACGCGATTTTTCAAAAAAAATTGTTACTTTAGTAGCTAATTTAGAACAAATAAAACCACTAATAAAACAAGAAAATTATAAAAAATTAAAGAAAATTACAAAAAAAATCTGGCCTGGAGCTACCACTTTAATAATAGAAAATCAATCTTTTCGCATCCCAAACCAGGTCAAACTTCTTAAACTTCTTAAAAAAAACGGGCCAGCATTTGTCACAAGTGCAAATATTTCCAATGAAAAACCTCTAGATCTTGTTTCTGCAAAAAGAAAATTTTGGCAAATAACCAAAATTTTTAATTTCGGACCTGGAACAGGAAAAGTTTCTAGAGTTTTCGACCTTGATAATAAAAAATGAATTAGAAAATAA
- the rpsI gene encoding 30S ribosomal protein S9: MNQPELSYYGTGRRKSSVARVTLKHGNGQFKINNRVAKEYLKSDILIKDALQPLSITNTVSEFNIRVNAHGGGISGQAGAIRLGIARALLKVSADYRPGLKVAGMLTRDARAKERKKFGLRKARRARQFSKR; the protein is encoded by the coding sequence ATGAATCAACCAGAATTATCATATTATGGAACTGGACGTAGAAAATCATCAGTTGCCCGAGTAACTTTAAAACACGGAAATGGTCAATTTAAAATTAATAACCGTGTTGCAAAAGAGTACTTAAAATCCGATATTTTGATTAAAGATGCGTTGCAGCCGTTGTCAATTACAAACACAGTTTCAGAATTCAACATTAGAGTTAATGCTCATGGGGGAGGAATTTCGGGGCAAGCCGGCGCAATTCGACTTGGAATTGCCCGTGCCTTGTTGAAAGTTTCTGCAGACTACCGGCCAGGATTAAAAGTTGCTGGGATGTTAACTCGAGATGCCCGTGCCAAAGAACGGAAAAAATTTGGACTAAGAAAAGCCAGAAGAGCAAGGCAATTTTCAAAACGTTAA
- the rplM gene encoding 50S ribosomal protein L13, producing MRQTTFVKHQEVKQKWFVIDAESKILGRLAAFVASRLRGKHYPHFTPNVDMGDKIIIINAEKILLTAKKEEQKLYYNHSGYPGGLRVRTAREMRAKKPIALLERAIYGMIPHTKLGDKQRKNLYVYSGSEHPHLGQNPEKLEVK from the coding sequence ATGAGACAGACAACTTTTGTCAAGCACCAAGAAGTCAAGCAAAAATGGTTTGTAATTGATGCAGAATCCAAAATTCTGGGTCGTTTAGCCGCTTTTGTTGCTTCGCGTTTACGCGGAAAGCATTATCCGCATTTTACACCTAATGTTGATATGGGTGACAAAATTATTATTATTAATGCTGAGAAAATTTTGTTGACCGCAAAAAAAGAAGAGCAAAAGTTATACTATAATCACTCCGGATATCCTGGTGGTCTAAGAGTGAGAACAGCCCGTGAAATGCGCGCGAAAAAACCGATTGCTTTATTAGAAAGAGCCATTTATGGTATGATTCCGCATACAAAATTAGGGGATAAGCAGCGCAAAAATCTTTATGTCTATTCAGGATCAGAACATCCACATTTAGGTCAAAATCCGGAAAAATTAGAGGTAAAATAG
- the rsmA gene encoding 16S rRNA (adenine(1518)-N(6)/adenine(1519)-N(6))-dimethyltransferase RsmA: MQKPVPKKHLGQNFLKDRKIAEKIVENIDLKNKEIIEIGCGTGFLTNFLLEKAKFVTCYEIDRNLIPILEKKFKNKNLRIINEDFLLAELEFKEKKTIIANLPYYITSKILFKIFANFEKFDKIILMVQNEVADRIVAKPKTPTYSKLSLASQYIAHVKKLFVVGPDSFFPKPKINSAVVFFDLRTNLDAKKTEQFFWFTKKCFQFKRKTLYNNLIFFLNKQQIEKIYNFFQFAQNIRPQQLDLVTYIRLADFYFNNIF, encoded by the coding sequence ATGCAAAAACCGGTTCCTAAGAAGCATTTAGGTCAGAATTTTTTAAAAGATAGAAAAATTGCTGAAAAAATAGTTGAAAATATTGATCTTAAAAACAAAGAAATTATCGAAATAGGTTGTGGAACCGGTTTTTTAACAAATTTTTTACTTGAAAAAGCAAAATTTGTTACTTGTTATGAAATTGATAGAAATTTAATTCCAATTCTTGAAAAAAAATTCAAGAATAAAAATCTTCGTATAATTAACGAAGATTTTTTGCTCGCAGAACTCGAATTTAAAGAAAAAAAAACAATTATAGCCAACCTTCCTTACTATATTACCTCAAAAATTTTGTTTAAAATCTTTGCAAATTTTGAAAAATTTGATAAAATTATCTTAATGGTTCAAAATGAGGTCGCCGATCGAATAGTTGCCAAACCAAAAACACCAACTTATTCAAAATTATCGCTTGCATCACAATATATAGCGCATGTCAAAAAATTGTTTGTAGTTGGACCGGATTCGTTTTTTCCAAAGCCGAAAATCAATTCAGCTGTTGTTTTTTTTGATCTTAGAACAAACTTGGATGCCAAAAAAACGGAGCAATTTTTTTGGTTTACAAAAAAATGCTTTCAATTTAAACGAAAAACTCTATATAATAATCTTATTTTTTTTCTAAATAAGCAGCAAATTGAAAAAATTTATAATTTTTTTCAATTTGCTCAAAATATAAGACCTCAACAGCTTGATTTGGTAACTTATATAAGGTTAGCCGACTTTTATTTTAACAATATTTTTTAA
- a CDS encoding TatD family hydrolase has protein sequence MYLKIQQFLPRYLELFQKTIKKFSLELNVVTKKGKNKISNFDYYQNFETNYEFLVVDEHKQADFIFAFFVLSRKEQTFYLNLPFFSQFLDKNWINIIGEFILDFIEENYHFETFYVQISNLDTKINNFFQKFAISFDGNSNTFKFNLVKRYEFIDIHCHPFSEYFQDSKAQVDNWFKKNIGLIFVVGTSWEYLEEIKKIGNYSKKIYKIIGIHPTLVAENDNFSLLENHIDDKVLAIGEVGLDFYYENNPPKDVQIKALLDQIQIAKSKKIPVMLHIRDKSGENQAMKLISEIVTKFSKINFIFHNFSTNYEIFQKLVKKNNCFFSFSGVITFKKSIELRRIIKETPLEKIFTETDVPYLSPEPNRQLWPNVSPQIQWTYQTIANLKNLTKTELSEIIYRNVRKIFKVKNAKTGS, from the coding sequence ATGTATTTAAAAATTCAGCAATTTTTACCGCGGTATTTAGAATTATTTCAGAAAACTATTAAAAAATTTAGTTTAGAATTAAATGTAGTAACAAAAAAAGGCAAAAATAAAATCAGTAATTTTGATTATTATCAAAATTTTGAAACAAATTATGAATTTTTGGTTGTTGATGAGCATAAACAAGCTGATTTTATTTTTGCTTTTTTTGTACTTTCAAGAAAAGAACAAACTTTTTATCTAAATCTGCCTTTTTTTAGTCAGTTTTTAGATAAAAACTGAATTAATATTATTGGTGAATTTATTCTCGATTTTATAGAAGAAAATTATCATTTTGAAACTTTTTATGTTCAAATTAGCAATTTGGACACAAAAATTAATAATTTTTTTCAAAAATTTGCCATATCTTTTGATGGCAATTCAAATACTTTTAAGTTTAATTTGGTAAAAAGATACGAATTTATCGACATTCACTGCCATCCTTTTTCAGAATATTTTCAAGATTCAAAAGCACAAGTTGATAATTGGTTTAAAAAAAATATTGGACTTATTTTCGTTGTTGGAACTTCATGAGAATATCTTGAAGAAATTAAAAAAATAGGTAATTATTCAAAAAAAATCTATAAAATCATAGGGATTCATCCAACTTTGGTCGCAGAAAATGATAATTTTTCCCTACTTGAAAATCATATTGATGATAAAGTTTTAGCCATCGGCGAAGTCGGTCTTGATTTTTACTATGAAAATAATCCGCCAAAAGATGTCCAAATAAAAGCGCTTTTGGATCAAATTCAAATCGCAAAATCAAAAAAAATCCCAGTTATGTTACATATTCGCGATAAGTCAGGTGAAAATCAAGCAATGAAATTAATTTCAGAAATTGTAACTAAATTTTCTAAAATTAATTTCATATTTCATAATTTTTCAACAAATTATGAAATATTTCAAAAATTAGTAAAGAAAAACAACTGTTTTTTTTCATTTTCGGGAGTTATTACCTTCAAAAAAAGCATTGAATTAAGAAGAATAATTAAAGAAACCCCGCTTGAGAAAATTTTTACCGAAACCGATGTGCCTTATTTAAGCCCTGAACCGAATCGCCAACTTTGACCAAATGTTTCTCCCCAAATTCAGTGAACTTATCAAACGATAGCAAATTTAAAAAATTTGACAAAAACAGAACTTTCTGAAATAATTTATAGAAATGTAAGGAAAATTTTTAAAGTAAAAAATGCAAAAACCGGTTCCTAA
- a CDS encoding ribose-phosphate pyrophosphokinase yields MNIDAKKNIILFGMENSLDLAKKISKITGIPLSGIERIVYADGEVLLKSKETIRNSTVFVVANTSRPVNENIMELLIFIDSLKRGYAQEIIVILSYYGYARQDRKSSGRQPITAKLVANLLEKAGITKLILVDIHNPSIQGFFDFSVDEIHGQYILANELVGKNKDYVVVSPDHGGAVRARILAEILGKQTNVAVIDKRRTGANKSEVLGLIGDVDGKDCIIIDDIIDTGGTIINAANVIREKGAKSVVLAATHGVFSHGFEKFQENPNIDKVIITDSIDNKKLAKKFPKLLITSLAEFLSKSILACIFSTSITSIYEETKQKLIKKNLN; encoded by the coding sequence ATGAATATTGATGCAAAAAAAAATATCATCCTTTTTGGAATGGAAAATTCCCTTGACTTAGCCAAAAAAATTTCGAAAATTACAGGAATCCCACTTTCTGGGATTGAAAGAATTGTTTATGCTGATGGCGAAGTTTTACTAAAATCCAAAGAAACAATTAGAAATTCGACTGTTTTTGTAGTTGCAAATACCTCCCGCCCTGTTAATGAAAATATTATGGAACTTTTAATCTTCATTGACTCGTTAAAAAGAGGTTATGCCCAAGAAATTATAGTAATTCTTTCTTATTATGGTTATGCAAGACAAGATCGAAAATCATCAGGAAGACAGCCAATTACTGCAAAATTAGTTGCAAATTTACTTGAAAAAGCGGGAATAACCAAGCTAATTTTAGTAGATATTCACAATCCAAGTATTCAAGGTTTTTTTGATTTTTCAGTTGATGAAATTCATGGACAGTATATTCTTGCAAACGAACTTGTCGGAAAAAATAAGGACTATGTTGTTGTCAGTCCCGATCATGGAGGCGCGGTTCGGGCAAGAATTCTAGCCGAAATTTTGGGTAAACAAACAAATGTTGCTGTGATTGACAAAAGAAGGACAGGCGCTAATAAATCCGAAGTTTTAGGACTAATTGGCGATGTAGATGGAAAAGATTGTATAATAATTGATGATATTATCGATACAGGTGGGACGATAATTAATGCAGCGAATGTCATTAGAGAAAAAGGGGCAAAATCTGTTGTTCTAGCCGCTACTCACGGCGTTTTTAGTCATGGTTTTGAAAAATTTCAGGAAAATCCTAATATTGACAAAGTAATAATTACCGATTCAATTGATAATAAAAAACTTGCTAAAAAGTTTCCCAAACTTTTGATAACCTCGCTTGCCGAATTTTTGTCAAAAAGTATTTTAGCCTGCATTTTTTCGACTTCAATTACAAGTATTTATGAAGAAACTAAGCAAAAATTAATTAAAAAGAACCTAAATTAA
- the rsmG gene encoding 16S rRNA (guanine(527)-N(7))-methyltransferase RsmG, translated as MYKRLVQEFFPKLDFENLEKYVNLIEFSNKNFNLTAFSGDILWKEGIFESIFTMNFIVGLVNNKENKKLKILDIGAGSGFPSIPFLITNPEIELTISESMQKRCQFLKDVSEKLDLKFNLICKPVQEINPQKFDIITARAVANLEKLEKITKKIHFPKTLLAFIKGPKVFNEVQNCKNCNYKIIKVNNNINKKIFIAFKQVS; from the coding sequence ATGTATAAACGATTAGTTCAGGAATTCTTTCCTAAATTAGATTTTGAAAATTTAGAAAAATACGTAAATTTAATTGAATTTAGTAATAAAAACTTTAATTTAACCGCTTTTTCTGGTGATATTCTCTGAAAAGAGGGAATTTTTGAGTCAATTTTTACAATGAATTTCATTGTTGGTCTAGTAAATAATAAAGAAAATAAAAAATTAAAAATTTTGGATATTGGGGCTGGATCAGGTTTTCCTTCAATTCCTTTTTTGATTACAAACCCAGAAATTGAGCTAACAATTTCTGAGTCAATGCAAAAAAGATGCCAGTTTTTAAAGGATGTTTCTGAAAAATTAGATTTGAAATTCAATTTAATTTGCAAACCAGTTCAAGAAATTAATCCACAAAAATTTGATATAATAACTGCCAGAGCAGTGGCAAATTTGGAAAAGCTTGAGAAAATTACAAAAAAAATTCATTTTCCAAAAACGCTTTTAGCTTTTATTAAAGGGCCCAAAGTTTTTAATGAAGTTCAAAATTGTAAAAATTGTAATTATAAAATCATTAAAGTTAATAATAATATAAATAAAAAAATTTTTATCGCATTTAAACAAGTTTCTTAA
- a CDS encoding SGNH/GDSL family surface lipase p65 has translation MKKKARKFLRLTSLTLAPFSVFTTLISAGCLQKNSLLSEVNYLALGDSLTAGFNEETYRDFQGTLDKDGNLSGQSYPAYFAYYLQKLNKNSLVSYDNLAISGTTTENWLYLLNPTKYPNGKMSDNPLVTNYSGNEKYNEIGSVFGDFNKDSYPGLVEKVKKANLLTMSVGANDPFLAIFNEFKKWASIIKPKSEEAKKLLDPNERANFLAEKGMLLKAEVNKKIEEINTNLDNLIKELKALNPKLSINLVGYKLPNSGFIKILKYLLYTYAKIETDFINEIPEKINKIIRETAIKNKVNYIDVYDKSIWNDSDKNLMAKNFDFHPSIQGYKKIAHQLLLKLTLDQEEKDDSNAEELKNTTNFDDFDENKPTYSKVIDLSVFAKSNKEFLEKLNENKQTSEFIAQKSTFDTDQEAAIKDDKRTFGNIVREIVSLPIFDNFDFRELIPVKNPFVKAIINSYLGKPAGSLIKDIEQLENKVKDYARPNIKIFDTIIDSFIRKMVAFFAELNTDQEIKEFKMSPQILFLTLRNAILSPFDLTKLKDSATFKILMNLKPEQILTLLGLGKTPSVPKPEKPKDQGSMPQTDTSSQKQESGTGSTDSTKATTENQKPAEQTNSSEQSSTDSKSN, from the coding sequence ATGAAGAAAAAAGCAAGAAAATTCTTAAGACTAACTTCGCTTACACTAGCGCCTTTTTCGGTCTTCACCACTCTTATTTCAGCTGGTTGTTTGCAAAAAAATTCTTTGCTTTCAGAAGTAAATTATTTAGCCCTAGGTGATTCACTAACAGCTGGATTTAATGAAGAAACATACCGTGATTTTCAAGGTACTTTAGATAAAGATGGTAATTTAAGCGGTCAATCTTATCCTGCTTATTTTGCTTATTATCTACAAAAACTTAATAAGAATTCACTTGTTTCTTATGATAATTTGGCAATTTCTGGGACAACAACAGAAAACTGACTTTACCTTCTTAATCCAACCAAATATCCAAATGGAAAAATGAGCGATAATCCGTTAGTTACAAACTATTCAGGAAATGAAAAATATAATGAAATAGGCTCTGTTTTTGGTGATTTTAATAAGGATTCCTATCCTGGTTTAGTCGAAAAAGTTAAAAAAGCAAACCTTTTGACAATGTCAGTGGGAGCTAACGATCCTTTTTTAGCAATTTTTAATGAATTTAAAAAATGAGCAAGTATAATAAAACCAAAATCAGAGGAAGCAAAAAAATTACTAGATCCAAATGAAAGAGCGAATTTCCTAGCAGAAAAAGGAATGCTTTTAAAGGCGGAAGTTAATAAAAAAATTGAGGAAATAAACACAAATCTTGATAATTTAATTAAAGAATTAAAGGCGCTTAATCCAAAATTAAGTATAAATTTAGTTGGATATAAATTGCCAAATTCCGGTTTTATTAAGATTTTAAAGTATCTTTTATATACTTATGCAAAAATTGAAACGGACTTTATCAATGAAATTCCCGAAAAAATTAACAAAATTATTCGTGAAACCGCCATTAAAAATAAGGTAAATTATATTGATGTCTATGATAAAAGTATTTGAAATGATTCTGATAAAAATTTAATGGCGAAAAATTTTGACTTCCACCCTTCAATTCAAGGTTATAAAAAAATTGCTCACCAACTTTTGTTAAAATTAACTCTTGACCAAGAAGAAAAAGATGATTCTAATGCTGAAGAGCTAAAAAATACTACAAATTTCGATGATTTTGATGAGAATAAACCGACCTATTCCAAAGTTATTGACCTAAGTGTTTTTGCAAAATCAAATAAAGAATTTCTTGAAAAATTAAACGAAAATAAGCAAACTAGTGAATTTATTGCTCAAAAATCCACTTTTGACACCGATCAAGAAGCTGCAATCAAAGACGACAAACGCACTTTTGGAAATATAGTTCGAGAAATTGTATCTTTACCAATCTTCGATAATTTTGATTTTAGAGAGTTAATACCTGTTAAAAATCCATTTGTAAAAGCAATTATTAACAGCTATTTAGGGAAACCAGCTGGTTCTCTTATAAAAGATATCGAACAACTCGAAAATAAAGTGAAAGATTACGCAAGACCTAATATCAAGATTTTCGATACAATTATTGACTCATTCATAAGAAAAATGGTAGCATTTTTTGCTGAATTAAACACTGATCAAGAAATAAAAGAATTCAAAATGTCACCTCAAATACTATTTCTGACACTAAGAAATGCAATACTAAGTCCATTTGATTTAACTAAATTAAAAGACAGTGCTACATTTAAAATTTTAATGAATCTCAAACCAGAACAAATATTAACTCTACTAGGCCTAGGTAAAACCCCTTCAGTTCCTAAACCTGAAAAACCAAAAGATCAAGGTTCTATGCCACAAACAGATACTTCTAGTCAAAAACAAGAAAGCGGAACAGGTTCAACAGATTCAACAAAAGCTACAACTGAAAACCAAAAACCAGCTGAGCAAACAAATTCTTCTGAGCAATCAAGTACCGATTCTAAATCAAACTAA